The following are encoded together in the Citrobacter arsenatis genome:
- the pefC gene encoding PefC/AfrB family outer membrane usher protein, with protein sequence MITKKNHTIKQPVLSLLALSICCSFATEATELNTAFLQGTTEIPSILKEGVKYPAGQYYVDVLLNGVQTGRMPLTVTPVDEQAAQLCLSQEWLENAGIFFQQGVYAQTFDSVRGCYVLSRKDSTRIDLDMGNQTLNFIIPQAWLPEKNDAARWDYGINGLRLRYNGNFNQNIQTRGDNNGYSDDALNAYGSFNASLNIGRWILSSDMNASRNTWGSEFNTNNLTLSTAISQVKGDLLLGRSQSRTELFTDFGFYGVALRSNSNMRAWRTRGYAPVITGVASGTSRITITQGGYTIYSRVVPPGPWRLDDISSTGNGNLVVTVEDENGHKAVTIYPVATLPSLLRPGDYSYNFATGQRNDNNKLEDAFSSGNGTFALASFDWGLPTTTLNMATILHDRYQAAGLGITQPLGEWGALAFSVNGSRADYDDGSQRQGTSATVKYAKSFTNKTDIQLLTYRYQSPGYTEFANWDPKQQYRRKIYNPDGQGNPYEYVWFDGREKARYEARLSHQLENAYISGSFWQQTYWNRNKDAFGVSLSTSTTVMNGVSLYMSGNWSRNAWSTQDDYSASLGVSIPFSLGGIRHHSGNSAGYSRNNGMSFNNNTSATVSDRLSYSVNAGTDEKRNHTSGASVSYAFDRVQSNIAVSQSRYATSLSGSLSGSALATAETGLLLTKEAADTVAVLKIKDTPGVTFNGSLPTNSNGSTVMYLTGYNATTISINPENVPDGAELLNTSYEVVPTEKAIIYREFAYQNVLRYILRVRDAQGNVLTGGSAVTEQGLDAGFITRNGVLLMNLLSAPQKITISRNNSTSCSFTASGLKAGIHSVQEIRCE encoded by the coding sequence ATGATTACCAAAAAAAATCACACTATAAAGCAGCCTGTGTTATCGCTTCTGGCACTGAGTATTTGTTGCTCTTTTGCAACGGAGGCTACAGAGCTGAATACGGCCTTTCTGCAAGGGACAACCGAAATCCCGTCGATTCTGAAAGAAGGCGTGAAGTACCCGGCTGGGCAATACTACGTTGATGTCTTACTTAACGGTGTTCAGACAGGGCGTATGCCTCTGACCGTGACGCCAGTGGATGAACAGGCTGCTCAGCTCTGCCTGAGCCAGGAATGGCTGGAAAATGCCGGTATTTTTTTTCAGCAGGGTGTCTATGCCCAGACGTTTGACAGTGTTCGGGGGTGTTATGTCCTTAGCCGGAAGGACAGTACCCGGATAGACCTTGATATGGGAAATCAGACGCTGAACTTCATTATCCCACAAGCCTGGCTACCGGAAAAAAACGATGCTGCTCGCTGGGATTACGGGATTAACGGCCTGCGTCTGCGCTATAACGGTAACTTCAACCAGAATATACAGACTCGGGGCGATAATAATGGGTATAGCGATGACGCCCTGAATGCCTATGGAAGTTTTAACGCCAGTCTGAATATTGGTCGCTGGATTTTATCCAGTGATATGAACGCCAGTCGTAATACGTGGGGCAGCGAATTTAACACGAATAATCTGACGCTTTCCACAGCCATCAGTCAGGTGAAAGGGGATCTGTTGCTTGGGCGTTCTCAGTCTCGGACTGAGTTATTCACGGATTTCGGTTTCTACGGCGTGGCGTTGCGTTCTAATAGCAATATGCGCGCCTGGCGGACTCGCGGTTATGCCCCGGTGATTACTGGCGTAGCCTCAGGTACTTCACGTATCACCATTACCCAGGGCGGGTACACCATCTATTCCCGGGTCGTTCCTCCCGGACCATGGCGACTGGATGATATATCCTCCACGGGTAACGGCAACCTGGTGGTGACGGTGGAGGATGAGAATGGTCATAAAGCGGTGACGATATATCCGGTCGCCACCCTGCCTTCCTTACTGCGTCCGGGAGATTACAGTTATAACTTCGCGACCGGACAGCGTAATGACAACAACAAACTGGAGGATGCGTTTTCTTCCGGGAATGGCACTTTTGCTCTGGCGAGTTTTGACTGGGGGCTGCCAACGACCACGCTTAATATGGCAACCATTCTGCATGACCGTTACCAGGCCGCGGGGCTGGGTATCACCCAACCTTTGGGAGAATGGGGGGCGCTGGCGTTCAGTGTGAACGGATCACGGGCCGACTATGACGACGGATCCCAGCGACAAGGAACGAGCGCCACGGTGAAATATGCCAAGAGTTTTACCAATAAAACGGATATCCAGTTGTTGACGTACCGCTATCAGAGTCCGGGGTATACGGAATTCGCAAACTGGGATCCGAAACAGCAGTATCGGCGCAAAATCTACAACCCTGATGGTCAGGGTAACCCGTATGAATATGTCTGGTTTGATGGTCGAGAGAAAGCCCGCTATGAAGCTCGTCTGTCTCATCAACTGGAAAACGCCTATATCAGCGGCTCATTCTGGCAGCAGACCTACTGGAATCGGAACAAAGATGCTTTTGGCGTCAGCCTGTCAACCAGTACTACGGTGATGAATGGCGTGTCACTGTATATGAGCGGTAACTGGTCACGTAATGCCTGGTCCACGCAGGATGATTACTCTGCATCGCTGGGGGTTAGCATCCCGTTTTCACTGGGCGGTATCCGCCATCACAGCGGCAATTCCGCAGGATACAGCCGCAATAACGGCATGTCCTTTAACAACAACACCTCAGCAACGGTCAGTGATCGCTTAAGCTACAGCGTCAATGCCGGGACTGACGAGAAACGAAACCATACCTCCGGGGCTTCCGTCAGCTACGCCTTTGATCGCGTACAAAGCAATATCGCCGTCTCGCAGAGTCGGTATGCTACCTCGCTCTCAGGTAGCCTGTCAGGTTCAGCTCTTGCCACAGCTGAGACCGGCCTTCTGCTTACAAAAGAAGCGGCTGATACGGTGGCCGTTCTCAAGATAAAGGATACGCCAGGGGTCACGTTTAACGGCTCTCTGCCGACCAACAGCAATGGCAGTACGGTGATGTACCTGACTGGCTACAACGCAACCACTATCAGCATTAACCCAGAGAATGTGCCGGACGGGGCCGAGTTGCTGAATACCTCCTACGAGGTGGTGCCGACAGAGAAGGCCATTATTTACCGCGAGTTCGCTTACCAGAATGTTCTGCGTTACATCCTGCGGGTTCGGGATGCGCAGGGTAATGTTCTGACCGGAGGAAGTGCCGTTACGGAGCAGGGACTGGATGCTGGATTCATTACCCGCAATGGGGTGCTGCTCATGAATCTGCTAAGTGCGCCACAAAAAATTACCATCAGCAGAAATAACAGCACATCGTGCAGTTTTACAGCGTCAGGCCTGAAGGCCGGGATTCATTCAGTACAGGAGATACGTTGTGAATAA
- a CDS encoding fimbrial protein, with the protein MKKNVIIASALTMVVWSGSVMAANEVQFVGVVSDSTCDLTPKVNGSVQNLVQLGSVATNTTGTPVSFTLKADPTATGCGTTDLAGKIATISWAGPFNTVGLKAQGGVATDAVTLISTVNAQTTAIQSITSTHSNAEFDATKLTSDGAQFTAALKGGAIVGDYNSAAAYVVAYN; encoded by the coding sequence ATGAAAAAGAATGTAATAATCGCATCTGCGCTGACCATGGTGGTTTGGTCTGGTTCCGTGATGGCGGCTAATGAAGTTCAGTTTGTTGGTGTCGTATCGGACAGTACCTGTGATTTGACACCAAAAGTAAATGGTTCCGTGCAAAACCTTGTACAACTGGGGTCTGTGGCCACGAATACGACAGGAACGCCGGTTAGCTTCACACTGAAGGCAGACCCGACTGCTACAGGTTGTGGTACAACCGATCTCGCTGGAAAAATTGCTACCATCAGTTGGGCTGGACCATTTAATACCGTTGGTCTGAAGGCCCAGGGCGGCGTCGCAACGGATGCCGTCACGCTGATTTCTACAGTCAATGCGCAGACGACCGCCATTCAAAGTATTACTAGCACACACTCTAATGCTGAGTTTGATGCCACCAAACTGACCAGCGACGGTGCACAATTCACCGCTGCTCTGAAAGGTGGGGCTATTGTGGGTGACTACAACTCTGCGGCTGCCTATGTGGTGGCTTACAACTAA
- a CDS encoding RcnB family protein encodes MGMKNKMLLGALLLASSVVWAAPAATAAPTGIDKYELSSFIADFTHFKPGDKVPPLYLTEEYTIKQWNLRNLPAPTAGTHWTYMGGAYVLVNDADAKIIKAYDGEIFYHR; translated from the coding sequence ATGGGTATGAAGAATAAAATGTTGCTGGGTGCACTTCTGCTTGCAAGCAGCGTCGTCTGGGCCGCACCGGCTGCAACAGCTGCCCCCACCGGTATCGATAAGTATGAACTGAGCAGCTTTATTGCTGACTTCACCCATTTCAAACCCGGTGACAAAGTTCCACCACTGTATCTCACCGAAGAATACACCATTAAGCAGTGGAATCTGCGCAATCTGCCCGCACCGACCGCAGGCACCCATTGGACCTACATGGGCGGCGCGTATGTGTTGGTCAACGATGCCGACGCTAAGATCATTAAAGCCTACGACGGCGAGATTTTTTATCACCGATGA
- a CDS encoding fimbrial biogenesis outer membrane usher protein: protein MLRMTPIASAVLLLLFGIEAHAAEETFDTHFMMGGMKGEKVSDFRLDDNQPLPGQYDIDIYVNKQWRGKYEITVKDNPDDTCLSRDTLMRLGINIQALDNKNECPTLKQAVQGGSYAWNIGTFRLDLSVPQAFVDELEQGYVPPENWDRGINAFYTSYYASQYYSDYKDSGNSKSTYARFTSGLNLLGWQLHSDASYNKTDDSNGEWKSNTLYLERGIPQILGTLRAGDMYTSSDIFDAVRFRGVRLYRDMQMLPNSKQNFTPLVQGIAQSNALVTIEQNGFVVYQKEVPPGPFSIADLQLAGGGADLDVSIKEADGSVTTYLVPYAAVPNMLQPGVSKYDFAAGRSHIEGASNQTDFAQMSYQYGLNNLLTLYGGTMLADNYNAFTLGTGWNTRIGAISVDATQSHSKQDSGDVFDGQSYQIAYNKYLTQTATRFGLAAYRYSSKDYRTFNDHVWANNKNNYHRDENDVYDIADYYQNDFGRKNSFSANVSQSLPQGWGSFSLSTLWRDYWGRSGNSKDYQLSYSNSWQRISYTFSASQTYNEDHHEDKRFNVFISIPFDWGDDISAPRRHLYLSNSTTFDDDGFASNNTGLSGTTGSRDQFNYGVNLSHQRQNSETTAGGNLTWNAPVATLSGSYSQSSNYTQTGGSISGGLVAWYGGVNLANRLSETFAVMHAPGLEGAYVNGQKYRTTNRNGVVVYDGLTPYRENHLTLDVSNAKTETDLQGNRRNAAPYRGAVVLARFDTDQRKPWYIRALRPDGSPLTFGYEVEDNYGHNIGIVGQGSQLFIRTNEVPPEIKVAVNKQQGLSCSITFDKTIDESKVYICR from the coding sequence ATGTTAAGGATGACTCCGATTGCTTCGGCGGTATTACTGTTGCTATTCGGCATTGAGGCCCATGCCGCAGAAGAGACGTTTGATACCCACTTTATGATGGGTGGAATGAAAGGCGAGAAAGTTTCTGATTTTCGCCTTGATGATAATCAACCACTGCCAGGCCAATATGACATTGACATCTACGTCAATAAACAATGGCGTGGCAAGTATGAAATTACCGTTAAGGATAATCCGGATGACACCTGTTTATCTCGCGACACGTTAATGCGTCTGGGGATAAATATACAGGCGTTGGACAATAAGAATGAATGCCCAACCTTGAAGCAGGCGGTGCAAGGAGGCAGCTATGCATGGAATATCGGTACCTTTCGCCTGGATCTCAGCGTTCCGCAGGCATTTGTTGATGAGCTTGAACAAGGGTATGTTCCTCCTGAGAACTGGGATCGTGGCATCAATGCCTTCTATACCTCGTACTACGCCAGCCAGTATTACAGCGACTATAAGGATTCTGGTAACAGCAAAAGTACCTATGCGCGTTTTACCAGTGGGTTAAATCTGCTGGGTTGGCAGTTGCATTCTGATGCCAGCTATAACAAAACCGATGACAGCAACGGGGAATGGAAAAGCAACACCTTGTATCTGGAACGCGGCATCCCGCAAATTTTGGGCACTCTGCGTGCCGGGGATATGTATACCTCATCAGATATTTTTGATGCGGTGCGCTTTCGTGGCGTACGGTTGTATCGCGATATGCAGATGCTGCCGAACTCAAAGCAGAATTTTACCCCGTTGGTTCAGGGGATTGCGCAAAGCAACGCGCTGGTCACCATCGAACAGAACGGCTTTGTGGTCTACCAGAAAGAGGTTCCGCCTGGTCCGTTCTCAATTGCTGATTTGCAACTTGCAGGCGGTGGCGCGGATCTTGACGTCAGTATCAAAGAGGCTGACGGATCGGTAACAACTTATCTTGTACCGTACGCTGCGGTGCCCAACATGTTGCAGCCGGGTGTCTCAAAATATGATTTTGCGGCTGGGCGTAGCCATATCGAAGGCGCCAGCAACCAGACCGATTTTGCGCAGATGAGCTACCAATATGGGCTGAATAATCTGTTAACGCTGTACGGCGGTACCATGCTGGCGGATAACTACAATGCGTTTACGTTGGGTACCGGCTGGAATACGCGAATCGGTGCGATTTCCGTCGATGCGACACAATCGCACAGTAAGCAGGATAGCGGTGATGTATTTGACGGGCAAAGCTACCAGATTGCCTATAACAAATATTTGACGCAAACCGCCACCCGTTTTGGCCTGGCGGCGTATCGCTACTCTTCCAAAGACTATCGCACGTTTAACGATCATGTCTGGGCCAATAACAAGAATAATTATCACCGCGATGAAAATGATGTGTACGACATCGCAGATTATTATCAGAACGATTTTGGTCGTAAGAACAGTTTTTCGGCCAACGTCAGCCAGTCTTTGCCGCAAGGTTGGGGCTCGTTTTCGCTCAGTACGTTGTGGCGTGATTACTGGGGGCGTAGCGGTAACAGTAAAGATTATCAGTTGAGTTATTCTAATAGCTGGCAACGGATTAGCTATACCTTTTCAGCCAGTCAGACTTACAACGAGGATCATCACGAAGATAAGCGTTTTAACGTCTTTATCTCTATCCCGTTCGATTGGGGAGATGATATTAGCGCTCCGCGCAGACATTTGTATCTGTCTAACTCAACGACTTTTGATGATGATGGCTTTGCCTCAAATAATACCGGGCTTTCCGGCACCACAGGCAGTCGCGATCAGTTCAACTATGGGGTAAATCTCAGTCATCAACGGCAGAACAGCGAAACAACGGCAGGCGGCAATCTGACGTGGAATGCGCCAGTTGCCACGCTTAGCGGCAGCTACAGTCAGTCTTCCAATTACACACAAACTGGCGGCAGTATTTCAGGTGGTCTTGTGGCCTGGTATGGTGGCGTGAATTTAGCCAACAGATTATCAGAAACGTTTGCCGTAATGCATGCGCCGGGTCTGGAAGGGGCATATGTTAACGGGCAAAAATACCGCACTACCAACCGTAATGGCGTGGTGGTTTACGACGGCTTAACGCCTTATCGTGAAAACCACCTGACGCTGGATGTTTCCAATGCCAAGACTGAAACCGACCTGCAGGGAAACCGTCGCAACGCCGCCCCGTATCGTGGAGCGGTTGTACTGGCGAGGTTTGATACCGACCAACGTAAACCCTGGTATATCCGGGCGCTGCGTCCTGATGGTTCACCGCTGACGTTTGGCTACGAAGTTGAAGACAATTATGGACACAATATTGGCATAGTAGGACAGGGAAGCCAGCTTTTTATTCGCACCAATGAAGTGCCACCGGAGATAAAAGTGGCGGTCAATAAACAACAGGGACTTTCATGCTCAATCACTTTCGATAAAACGATTGATGAAAGTAAAGTTTATATTTGTCGGTGA
- a CDS encoding fimbria/pilus periplasmic chaperone, translating to MKWILTALLIASTQPVHAGIVIYGTRIIYPAEKNEVLVQLMNQGGRSSLVQSWIDDGDTSLPPEKIKVPFLLTPPVAKVAGDSGQQIKIKKMPNMLPNNKESLFYLNVLDIPPNNPDNTGKNVLKFAMQNRIKLFYRPKGIAAVNKNTFHKLSLTRNGTGYSIRNDAANWITVTDVKADNIKINNKSIMLAPLSSADVALKNTNANQYKMTIIDDHGNYISANVSLK from the coding sequence ATGAAATGGATTCTAACGGCTTTACTAATTGCATCTACGCAACCCGTCCATGCTGGTATAGTGATTTATGGTACTCGCATTATCTACCCAGCAGAGAAAAATGAAGTACTGGTGCAGTTAATGAATCAGGGAGGGCGGTCTTCACTGGTACAGTCGTGGATTGATGATGGAGATACATCGTTACCACCGGAAAAGATTAAGGTTCCATTTTTGCTAACACCTCCAGTTGCGAAGGTGGCGGGGGATTCTGGTCAGCAGATTAAAATTAAAAAGATGCCAAATATGCTGCCAAATAACAAAGAAAGTTTGTTTTATCTTAATGTTCTGGATATTCCGCCAAATAATCCTGACAATACTGGCAAAAATGTATTGAAGTTCGCAATGCAGAATCGTATTAAATTATTTTATCGACCTAAAGGTATTGCGGCCGTTAATAAAAATACTTTCCATAAACTATCGTTAACACGCAATGGTACTGGTTATTCTATCAGAAATGATGCAGCTAACTGGATTACGGTGACAGATGTTAAAGCTGATAATATTAAGATCAACAACAAAAGTATTATGCTTGCACCGCTCTCCAGTGCAGATGTGGCATTAAAAAACACTAATGCCAATCAGTATAAAATGACCATTATTGACGATCACGGTAATTATATTAGTGCTAACGTCAGCTTAAAATAA
- a CDS encoding fimbrial protein gives MKRSIISAAVLSAVFMSAGAFAANETGSLTITGTVENSSCYFKNSDAKSTITLPNIDASRFAGLSTGATVGDGKMDDDSTPMVIVCPVGTELNTVRITGAQFTSGVLNKTAGDANGVGFNLALGDKQITDAEESNLKDKLTSRTTEDGVEYTLDFKAKYARLSSDVPVTAGTLSSVLTISVSAD, from the coding sequence ATGAAACGTTCAATTATTTCTGCTGCTGTTCTGTCTGCTGTATTTATGAGCGCTGGGGCTTTTGCTGCCAATGAAACTGGCTCGTTAACTATCACTGGTACGGTGGAAAATAGCTCATGTTATTTTAAAAATAGTGATGCGAAAAGTACTATTACACTGCCAAATATTGATGCTTCACGCTTTGCTGGTTTGTCTACTGGTGCTACCGTTGGTGATGGAAAAATGGATGATGATTCAACACCAATGGTTATTGTGTGTCCAGTGGGTACAGAATTAAATACTGTAAGAATTACTGGCGCACAATTTACATCCGGAGTGCTGAATAAAACGGCTGGTGATGCAAACGGTGTTGGTTTTAATTTAGCATTAGGTGATAAGCAAATTACAGATGCTGAAGAAAGTAATCTAAAAGATAAACTTACATCAAGAACAACTGAAGATGGTGTTGAGTATACTCTGGATTTCAAAGCAAAATATGCTCGTCTTAGTTCTGATGTCCCGGTAACCGCAGGAACTTTGTCTTCCGTTTTAACCATTTCCGTTTCTGCAGACTAA
- a CDS encoding DUF2574 family protein, which produces MKISLFLGVITLAYGMSASVSATDTATLSINGQVTEPTCSSDVVNNEVQQRCGNAISFSNVKEVFSNPIKGAVTEIVTVAGDTTRQIVLTRYD; this is translated from the coding sequence ATGAAAATTAGTTTATTCTTGGGAGTTATTACTCTGGCTTATGGAATGAGCGCTTCTGTTTCTGCTACAGACACGGCTACCTTGAGTATCAATGGTCAAGTAACTGAGCCTACCTGTAGTTCTGATGTTGTAAATAATGAAGTACAGCAACGCTGTGGCAATGCCATTTCCTTTTCAAACGTCAAAGAGGTTTTTTCCAATCCAATAAAAGGCGCAGTGACTGAAATTGTTACTGTGGCCGGTGACACCACACGACAGATTGTGCTAACTCGCTACGACTAA
- the apbC gene encoding iron-sulfur cluster carrier protein ApbC — protein sequence MNAQSQARSPETLRAMVAGTLANFQHSTLKHNLTTLKALHHVAWMDDTLHVELVMPFVWHSAFEELKEQCSADLLRITGAKAIDWKLSHNIATLKRVKNQPGINGVKNIIAVSSGKGGVGKSSTAVNLALALAAEGAKVGILDADIYGPSIPTMLGAENQRPTSPDGTHMAPIMSHGLATNSIGYLVTDDNAMVWRGPMASKALLQMLQETLWPDLDYLVLDMPPGTGDIQLTLAQNIPVTGAVVVTTPQDIALIDAKKGIVMFEKVEVPVLGIVENMSMHICSNCGHHEPIFGTGGAQKLAEQYHTQLLGQMPLHISLREDLDRGTPTVISRPDSEFTAIYRDLAGRVAAQLYWQGEVIPGEIAFRAV from the coding sequence ATGAACGCACAATCCCAGGCCAGATCACCAGAGACCCTGCGCGCCATGGTTGCCGGGACGCTGGCGAATTTTCAGCATTCAACCCTGAAGCATAATCTGACGACGCTTAAAGCGTTGCATCACGTCGCCTGGATGGATGACACGTTGCACGTTGAGCTGGTCATGCCTTTCGTCTGGCATAGCGCGTTTGAGGAATTAAAAGAGCAATGTAGTGCCGATCTGCTGCGTATTACTGGTGCGAAAGCGATCGACTGGAAACTGTCGCATAACATCGCAACGCTCAAGCGCGTGAAAAACCAGCCGGGTATTAATGGGGTAAAAAACATCATTGCTGTCAGTTCAGGTAAAGGTGGCGTGGGTAAATCCTCTACCGCCGTGAACCTGGCACTGGCGCTGGCTGCGGAAGGCGCGAAGGTAGGGATTCTGGACGCTGATATTTATGGCCCGTCTATCCCGACCATGCTCGGCGCGGAAAATCAACGTCCAACTTCACCAGACGGTACCCACATGGCACCGATCATGTCTCACGGTCTGGCGACGAACTCTATTGGTTATCTGGTTACTGACGATAACGCAATGGTCTGGCGTGGCCCGATGGCCAGCAAAGCGCTGCTGCAGATGCTGCAGGAAACCTTATGGCCGGATCTCGATTATCTGGTACTGGATATGCCGCCGGGGACCGGTGACATCCAGCTGACGCTGGCGCAGAACATTCCGGTAACGGGCGCGGTTGTGGTCACCACTCCGCAGGACATCGCGCTTATCGATGCGAAAAAAGGCATCGTGATGTTCGAGAAAGTCGAAGTGCCGGTGCTGGGTATTGTTGAAAATATGAGTATGCATATTTGCAGCAACTGCGGTCATCACGAGCCAATCTTTGGCACCGGCGGGGCGCAGAAGCTGGCCGAGCAGTATCACACCCAACTGCTGGGGCAGATGCCGCTGCATATCTCTCTGCGTGAAGACCTCGATCGTGGTACCCCGACGGTTATCAGTCGTCCTGACAGTGAATTTACCGCCATTTACCGTGACCTGGCAGGGCGTGTAGCTGCCCAGCTTTACTGGCAAGGTGAGGTTATTCCGGGTGAAATTGCCTTCCGTGCGGTGTAA
- the metG gene encoding methionine--tRNA ligase: MTQVAKKILVTCALPYANGSIHLGHMLEHIQADVWVRYQRMRGHQVNFICADDAHGTPIMLKAQQLGITPEQMIGEMSQEHQTDFAGFDISYDNYHSTHSEENRELSELIYTRLKENGFIKNRTISQLYDPEKGMFLPDRFVKGTCPKCKSPDQYGDNCEVCGATYSPTELIEPKSVVSGATPVMRDSEHFFFDLPSFSEMLQDWTRSGALQDQVANKMQEWFESGLQQWDISRDSPYFGFEIPNAPGKYFYVWLDAPIGYMGSFKNLCDKRGDTTSFDEYWKKDSDAELYHFIGKDIVYFHSLFWPAMLEGSNFRKPTNLFVHGYVTVNGAKMSKSRGTFIKASTWLKHFDADSLRYYYTAKLSSRIDDIDLNLEDFVQRVNADIVNKVVNLASRNAGFIAKRFDGVLAAELADPALYKTFTDAATVIGEAWESREFGKAIREIMALADVANRYVDEQAPWVVAKQEGRDADLQAICSMGINLFRVLMTYLKPVLPTLAERVEAFLNGELSWDAIEQPLLGHKVNTFKALYNRIDMKQVEALVEASKEEVKAAAAPVTGPLADDPIQETITFDDFAKVDLRVALIENAEFVEGSDKLLRLTLDLGGEKRNVFSGIRSAYPDPQVLIGRQTIMVANLAPRKMRFGISEGMVMAAGPGGKDIFLLSPDEGAKPGQQVK, encoded by the coding sequence ATGACTCAAGTCGCGAAGAAAATTCTGGTAACGTGCGCGCTGCCGTACGCCAACGGCTCAATCCACCTCGGCCATATGCTGGAGCACATCCAGGCTGATGTCTGGGTCCGTTACCAGCGAATGCGCGGCCACCAGGTAAACTTCATCTGCGCGGACGACGCCCACGGTACGCCAATCATGCTGAAAGCACAGCAGCTTGGGATCACGCCAGAGCAGATGATCGGTGAAATGAGTCAGGAGCATCAGACTGATTTTGCAGGTTTTGACATCAGCTATGACAACTACCACTCGACGCACAGCGAAGAGAACCGTGAGCTGTCTGAGCTGATTTACACGCGCCTGAAGGAGAACGGTTTTATTAAGAACCGCACCATCTCCCAGCTTTACGATCCGGAAAAAGGCATGTTCCTGCCGGACCGTTTCGTTAAAGGCACCTGCCCGAAATGTAAATCTCCGGATCAGTACGGCGATAACTGTGAAGTCTGCGGCGCAACCTACAGCCCGACCGAACTTATCGAGCCGAAATCCGTCGTTTCTGGCGCGACGCCGGTGATGCGTGACTCCGAACACTTCTTCTTTGACCTGCCGTCCTTCAGCGAGATGCTGCAGGACTGGACGCGCAGCGGCGCGCTGCAGGATCAGGTTGCCAACAAAATGCAGGAATGGTTCGAGTCCGGCCTGCAGCAGTGGGATATTTCCCGCGATTCCCCGTACTTCGGTTTTGAAATCCCGAATGCGCCTGGCAAGTACTTCTACGTTTGGCTGGATGCGCCTATTGGCTACATGGGTTCATTCAAAAACCTGTGTGATAAGCGCGGCGATACCACCAGCTTTGACGAATACTGGAAGAAAGATTCCGATGCCGAGCTGTATCACTTCATCGGTAAAGACATCGTCTACTTCCACAGCCTGTTCTGGCCTGCCATGCTGGAAGGCAGCAATTTCCGTAAGCCGACCAACCTGTTTGTACACGGTTATGTGACGGTAAACGGCGCGAAGATGTCCAAATCTCGCGGCACCTTTATTAAGGCCAGCACCTGGCTGAAGCATTTTGACGCCGACAGCCTGCGCTACTACTACACCGCGAAGCTTTCTTCACGCATTGATGATATCGACCTGAACCTGGAAGACTTTGTCCAGCGCGTAAACGCCGATATCGTCAACAAAGTAGTCAACCTGGCATCCCGTAACGCAGGCTTTATTGCTAAGCGTTTTGACGGCGTTCTGGCGGCTGAGCTGGCCGACCCGGCGCTGTATAAAACATTCACCGATGCCGCAACGGTGATTGGCGAAGCATGGGAAAGCCGCGAATTCGGCAAAGCTATTCGCGAAATCATGGCCCTGGCCGACGTAGCAAACCGCTACGTTGACGAACAGGCTCCGTGGGTGGTGGCTAAACAGGAAGGCCGCGATGCCGACCTGCAGGCAATCTGCTCCATGGGTATCAACCTGTTCCGCGTGCTGATGACCTACCTGAAGCCGGTTCTGCCAACGCTTGCTGAACGAGTGGAAGCGTTCCTGAACGGCGAACTGAGCTGGGATGCCATTGAGCAGCCGCTGCTCGGCCACAAGGTCAATACCTTTAAGGCGCTCTACAATCGCATCGATATGAAACAGGTTGAAGCGCTGGTTGAGGCGTCGAAAGAAGAAGTGAAAGCTGCTGCCGCACCAGTAACCGGTCCGCTGGCGGATGATCCGATTCAGGAAACCATCACCTTTGATGATTTCGCCAAAGTTGACCTGCGCGTAGCATTGATTGAAAACGCCGAATTCGTGGAAGGCTCCGACAAACTGCTGCGCCTGACGCTGGATCTCGGCGGTGAGAAGCGTAACGTCTTCTCCGGTATTCGTTCTGCCTATCCGGATCCGCAGGTCCTGATTGGACGCCAGACTATTATGGTTGCTAACCTGGCTCCTCGTAAGATGCGCTTCGGCATTTCTGAAGGGATGGTAATGGCGGCAGGTCCTGGCGGGAAGGATATCTTCCTGTTAAGCCCGGACGAAGGCGCAAAACCTGGCCAACAGGTGAAGTAA